A single window of Streptococcus cristatus ATCC 51100 DNA harbors:
- a CDS encoding DUF1307 domain-containing protein, which yields MKKLTIKTFVLSFLTMFTLLFLAACSSSPKKAYFQLIDQKTKQDSRITLEYKGDDLLNNETSNVFYYEPIGLTKDTAKEQIGGYMQTLENIKGLTNKIEYKDDHLTQKMTMDFSKADISELKSKQLIQTDGDQKANYISYKETVKSLEASGYKEVKDGKFEELK from the coding sequence ATGAAAAAACTGACAATTAAAACTTTTGTTCTTTCTTTCTTGACGATGTTTACTTTACTTTTTTTAGCTGCCTGCAGTAGCAGTCCTAAAAAAGCCTATTTTCAGTTGATTGATCAAAAGACCAAGCAAGACAGCCGGATCACTCTTGAGTATAAGGGCGATGATTTGCTGAACAATGAAACCAGCAATGTTTTCTATTATGAGCCTATCGGATTGACAAAAGATACCGCCAAAGAACAAATTGGAGGCTACATGCAAACTCTGGAAAACATTAAAGGACTTACTAATAAAATCGAATATAAAGACGATCATTTGACGCAAAAGATGACGATGGATTTTAGCAAGGCAGATATTTCAGAACTGAAAAGCAAACAACTTATCCAAACAGATGGAGACCAAAAAGCTAATTATATCAGTTATAAAGAAACGGTAAAATCTCTTGAAGCTTCTGGCTATAAAGAAGTCAAAGACGGCAAATTTGAAGAACTTAAATAA